A part of Desulfovibrio inopinatus DSM 10711 genomic DNA contains:
- a CDS encoding RNA recognition motif domain-containing protein, whose translation MAKNLYVGNLPWSASEDDVRDAFAEFGEVLSVKLINDRETGRPRGFGFVEMEDAGALEAIKNLDGSNFGGRNIKVNEARPKPDRGPRW comes from the coding sequence ATGGCGAAGAATTTGTATGTCGGCAATCTGCCTTGGAGTGCTTCCGAAGACGATGTGCGTGATGCGTTTGCGGAATTTGGTGAAGTGTTGTCTGTTAAACTTATAAATGACCGGGAAACTGGTCGGCCTCGTGGCTTTGGCTTCGTGGAAATGGAAGATGCGGGCGCTTTGGAAGCCATCAAAAATCTTGATGGCAGCAACTTTGGCGGCCGTAACATCAAAGTGAACGAAGCTCGTCCCAAACCGGACCGTGGACCGCGCTGGTAG
- a CDS encoding IMPACT family protein: MQRSEEVIKQSRFIVSIEHAPGPGAAKAFIERCRMEFPDASHNCFAFLAASPADTTLAGSSDDGEPRGTAGRPMLNVLTGSGLGEIVAVVTRYFGGIKLGTGGLVRAYSGALANGLAILPQRWHVDVQAVRILFGHHFVTPITRLVDEFEGTIAVTEYGMDAEFIVHIPLEYVERFTASVKDITHGDCFLEQLDAVHTQRG, encoded by the coding sequence TTGCAGCGCTCTGAAGAGGTCATTAAACAGAGCCGATTCATCGTATCGATAGAACATGCGCCGGGACCAGGCGCAGCCAAGGCTTTCATTGAGCGTTGTCGCATGGAATTTCCCGACGCCAGTCATAATTGTTTTGCTTTTCTCGCGGCCTCTCCCGCCGATACAACGTTGGCCGGATCATCCGATGATGGCGAACCGCGTGGAACTGCCGGACGTCCTATGCTCAATGTCCTCACGGGAAGTGGACTGGGTGAAATTGTCGCCGTCGTTACACGCTATTTCGGCGGAATCAAATTGGGAACGGGAGGTCTGGTGCGCGCCTACTCCGGTGCTCTCGCCAACGGTCTTGCAATCCTGCCACAGCGCTGGCATGTGGATGTTCAGGCGGTACGCATTCTTTTCGGGCATCATTTCGTCACGCCGATAACCCGTCTTGTTGACGAATTCGAAGGAACCATTGCAGTCACGGAATATGGCATGGACGCAGAGTTCATCGTCCATATCCCCCTGGAATATGTTGAGCGGTTTACGGCTTCGGTCAAAGATATCACCCACGGAGACTGCTTCCTGGAACAACTCGACGCCGTTCACACGCAGCGAGGATGA
- a CDS encoding B12-binding domain-containing radical SAM protein, with amino-acid sequence MSALSLDPRRVLLIHPASPYSFWSFQETVRLSGRKAMAPPLGLVTVAALLPSNWDLRACDMNTRELREEDWQFADLVMITGMIVQREGMLSLIREAKRRGIPVAVGGPYATSVPQDILDAGCDYLIKGEAEDSIAGFLDALSRGETSGVFEESEKPNMGVSPIPRYDLLHLEDYDTVSIQTSRGCPFSCEFCDIINLFGRVPRYKSPDQVMAELNMLYLLGWRGSIFICDDNFIGNKKHARAILEKLIPWMAERDEPFSFFCQASVNLGQDKELIDLMTAANFGDVFVGVESPDENVLKVTNKQQNVHNPLEESLRNINANGLPVLGSFIIGFDGETKGMGERICAFVEKIGMPVIMVNMLQALPNTKLWDRLEREGRLTLDGDTCGVRGSAMNFQPSRPREEILEEFYKAIDRLYEPQAYLARAFRYTLEMRPTRKAMSPNGNPGRKTKNVTLPKGSVSRRLWEYMALIRVVWRQGVVAPYRGQFWRQLVQVRQKNPSRLVRYLSACAIGENLFQYRKNILQDRLNRANNQRVG; translated from the coding sequence GTGTCAGCTTTGTCTCTCGATCCACGCCGCGTTCTGCTTATCCATCCCGCTTCCCCGTATTCATTTTGGAGTTTTCAAGAAACCGTCCGTTTATCCGGACGAAAAGCTATGGCTCCGCCTTTGGGACTTGTCACGGTGGCTGCGTTATTGCCTTCGAATTGGGATTTACGCGCCTGTGACATGAATACGCGAGAGCTTCGTGAAGAAGATTGGCAGTTTGCCGATCTTGTTATGATTACAGGAATGATTGTGCAACGCGAAGGAATGCTGTCGCTTATTCGTGAAGCCAAACGTCGCGGTATTCCAGTTGCTGTTGGAGGGCCGTACGCCACGAGTGTTCCTCAAGACATACTTGATGCTGGTTGCGATTATCTTATCAAGGGTGAGGCAGAAGATTCTATTGCCGGGTTTCTTGATGCCCTTTCTCGAGGGGAGACGAGCGGCGTCTTCGAGGAGTCGGAGAAACCCAATATGGGCGTCTCACCGATTCCGCGGTATGACCTGTTGCATCTTGAAGACTACGACACTGTTTCTATTCAAACGTCGCGGGGTTGTCCTTTTTCATGTGAGTTTTGCGATATTATAAACCTCTTTGGTCGCGTTCCGCGTTATAAAAGCCCGGATCAAGTCATGGCGGAACTCAACATGCTTTATTTGTTGGGCTGGCGAGGATCGATTTTTATCTGCGACGACAATTTTATCGGCAATAAAAAGCATGCCCGCGCGATTTTGGAGAAACTCATTCCTTGGATGGCAGAACGTGATGAACCGTTCAGTTTCTTCTGTCAGGCATCGGTCAACCTTGGACAAGACAAAGAACTCATTGATCTCATGACCGCGGCCAATTTTGGCGATGTTTTCGTAGGCGTGGAATCACCAGATGAAAATGTCTTGAAGGTAACCAACAAACAGCAAAATGTTCATAACCCATTGGAAGAGTCGTTGCGCAACATTAATGCCAATGGATTGCCCGTGTTGGGGAGTTTCATCATTGGTTTTGATGGAGAAACCAAAGGTATGGGAGAGCGTATTTGTGCCTTTGTCGAAAAAATAGGAATGCCGGTGATCATGGTCAATATGCTGCAGGCGTTGCCTAATACCAAGTTGTGGGACCGATTAGAACGCGAAGGCCGGTTGACGCTTGACGGCGATACATGCGGCGTGCGCGGTTCTGCGATGAATTTTCAACCATCAAGGCCGCGAGAAGAGATTCTTGAAGAGTTCTATAAAGCCATTGATCGTCTTTATGAACCGCAAGCCTATCTCGCTCGTGCTTTCCGTTACACTTTGGAAATGCGGCCCACACGCAAAGCCATGTCCCCCAATGGTAATCCTGGCCGGAAAACGAAAAATGTGACGTTACCCAAAGGATCTGTATCCCGTCGGTTATGGGAATACATGGCACTGATTCGTGTTGTTTGGCGACAAGGCGTTGTTGCCCCGTATCGGGGGCAGTTCTGGCGACAACTGGTCCAAGTGCGACAGAAGAATCCGAGTCGGTTGGTGCGCTATCTCAGTGCATGTGCAATCGGGGAAAATTTGTTTCAGTATCGGAAAAATATATTGCAAGACCGATTGAATCGTGCAAACAATCAGAGAGTGGGATAA
- a CDS encoding sulfotransferase family protein — MINYTSSLEKIEFLLSFCISLRKKFLYAPIPKVAHTTIKKTLFTLEMSEAGLTYEGNVHDCLASPFILPYQLPDSMLHEIFLKHTYFKFTFIRNPIDRIASGYLDKISNTTNERKIERAYFEKMLGADENTEITLVDFLSVLRKTPPDAMDLHFKPQSDVILSNTIDYDFIGSMDSLDTELPMILSKIYNKPYNEIQVTNVTHHATNASNKIPSVFTEQRAYDLAEEIYKDDFKLYQSVISKQ; from the coding sequence ATGATAAATTATACAAGCAGCCTAGAAAAAATTGAATTTTTATTGAGCTTCTGCATTTCACTCAGAAAAAAATTTCTCTATGCACCTATCCCCAAAGTGGCTCACACAACGATAAAAAAGACCCTCTTCACCTTGGAAATGAGCGAAGCCGGGCTCACCTATGAAGGGAATGTACATGATTGTCTTGCCTCTCCTTTTATCTTACCGTACCAACTCCCTGACTCCATGCTCCATGAAATATTTCTCAAACATACATATTTTAAATTTACCTTTATACGAAATCCAATTGATAGAATTGCATCAGGATACTTAGACAAAATATCGAACACAACGAATGAAAGGAAGATAGAACGGGCTTACTTTGAAAAAATGCTCGGGGCAGATGAGAATACAGAAATTACACTTGTAGACTTCTTATCCGTATTACGAAAAACACCTCCTGACGCCATGGACCTCCACTTTAAGCCTCAATCTGACGTTATTCTCTCCAACACTATCGACTATGATTTTATTGGCTCAATGGACTCACTTGACACGGAACTCCCCATGATCCTTTCAAAAATATACAACAAACCATACAATGAAATACAAGTGACAAACGTCACACACCACGCCACGAATGCTTCAAATAAAATTCCAAGTGTATTCACAGAACAACGAGCATACGACCTGGCTGAAGAAATATATAAAGATGACTTCAAACTTTATCAGTCAGTTATCTCGAAGCAGTAA
- a CDS encoding LysE family translocator — protein MFGIHDFLMFVASGLLLSITPGQDVLYIVGRGASQGSKAGMVAALGVGTGCLVHITAATLGLSALIATSATVFTVIKIIGAAYLLYMGVSILRSAKPAAVDAYACTITSSTPSTNLVTIWRQGFLCNALNPKVALFFLAFLPQFIDPTSTQTNMAFLTLGVVFSINGTLVCLLYGICAGRLAAKINPAGHLAAWSKRLAGCVFLGLGLRLALSERG, from the coding sequence ATGTTCGGTATTCACGATTTTCTCATGTTTGTTGCTTCGGGACTCTTGCTCAGCATCACTCCCGGACAGGATGTCCTGTATATCGTCGGCCGTGGAGCGTCCCAAGGTTCCAAAGCCGGTATGGTCGCTGCACTGGGTGTAGGGACGGGATGCCTGGTTCACATTACCGCCGCCACGTTGGGCCTTTCCGCCCTCATCGCGACATCGGCGACAGTATTTACTGTCATCAAAATCATTGGGGCGGCATACCTTTTGTATATGGGGGTCTCCATTTTACGAAGTGCCAAACCCGCTGCTGTCGACGCGTATGCATGTACCATCACGAGTTCCACTCCCTCCACCAATCTGGTGACTATTTGGCGACAAGGCTTTCTTTGCAACGCATTGAATCCGAAAGTTGCGCTCTTCTTTTTGGCCTTTTTACCTCAGTTTATTGATCCCACCAGCACCCAGACGAATATGGCATTTCTCACATTAGGCGTTGTGTTTTCCATCAATGGAACGTTGGTCTGTCTGCTCTACGGGATTTGTGCCGGTCGCCTGGCAGCCAAGATCAATCCCGCCGGACATTTGGCAGCGTGGTCAAAACGCCTCGCGGGATGCGTATTCCTTGGCCTTGGTCTTCGACTCGCTCTATCCGAACGGGGATAA
- a CDS encoding sensor domain-containing diguanylate cyclase yields the protein MQTMPHGFYKNLLDNLHDGVYFIDIDGYITYWNNGAERLTGYCANDVIGSRCSDGLLMHVTEDGDCLCGNKCPLGATMRDGKSRKTEVYLHHKDGHQIPVSVRSSPIYDDTGKILGAVEIFSDNTSKLAALTRVDKLITENLTDPLTKVGNRRFTDITLHSRFDEVLRYGWDFGILFIDIDHFKMINDTYGHTVGDDVLCMVAKTLQNCIRSFDFIGRYGGEEFIILLPNVNLDTLNLIARRCRNLVQSSSIERDNTRIRVSISIGGTLSRENDTPQTIINRADSLMYKSKRSGRNCITLDKVEACRYLPANET from the coding sequence ATGCAAACAATGCCGCATGGCTTTTATAAAAATTTACTCGATAATCTCCATGATGGCGTATATTTTATCGATATCGATGGATACATTACCTATTGGAACAACGGAGCAGAACGACTTACAGGATATTGCGCCAATGACGTCATTGGCAGCCGATGTAGCGATGGCCTATTAATGCACGTCACGGAAGATGGAGATTGTCTCTGTGGAAACAAATGCCCCCTTGGAGCGACAATGCGAGATGGAAAATCGCGAAAAACAGAAGTATACCTTCACCATAAGGACGGTCATCAGATCCCGGTAAGTGTCAGAAGCAGCCCTATTTACGATGACACAGGAAAGATTCTCGGAGCAGTAGAAATTTTTTCAGACAATACTTCGAAGCTTGCAGCCCTGACGCGTGTTGATAAACTCATCACGGAAAACCTTACCGACCCACTTACAAAAGTTGGAAATCGCCGTTTTACAGATATTACATTACACAGTCGATTTGATGAGGTACTACGATACGGCTGGGATTTCGGCATTCTCTTTATCGATATTGACCACTTCAAAATGATTAACGACACATACGGGCATACGGTTGGAGACGATGTCCTCTGTATGGTGGCAAAAACTCTGCAAAATTGCATTCGCTCTTTTGATTTTATCGGTCGCTATGGAGGAGAAGAATTCATTATTCTGCTACCAAATGTCAATCTTGACACACTGAATCTCATAGCCAGACGATGCCGTAACCTTGTTCAATCCTCGTCTATCGAGCGAGACAATACAAGAATCCGCGTCAGCATTTCTATTGGTGGTACACTCTCAAGAGAAAACGATACGCCCCAAACAATAATAAATCGGGCCGATAGCCTCATGTACAAAAGCAAACGGTCTGGGCGAAACTGCATCACACTCGATAAAGTCGAAGCGTGTCGTTATTTACCTGCAAACGAGACTTAA
- a CDS encoding esterase-like activity of phytase family protein, whose product MNIRVLMSLGVAALSLGMISPSFAAEPTIKKYDIVIDESLFVPYDGAAKHDFPKGFPVGVGSSMYYVGKDEDGALLFSLISDRGPNADSPAYKADDDAKPVKTKMFPAPQFNPGFGIVKVTADKAELVDFTTLKSAPEKPITGLPIPQGAIGSTGETPLSDSLTILPYDKNGMDTEGIEADSDGNLWVCDEYGPFIAKLDPKTGVILEKYGPGEGLPEIVKFRQPNRGFEGLTITPSGKIIAAVQSILDVDGKVKKSNAQFIRFVELDPKTGKTRMFAYPHDVDAFKKSRDAKIGDLAAVSDDKLLVVEQGKGKDKKMRNLIYMVDLSKATDLTGKTASDGKPLETIDTAEELSKAGVVPMSKTFVFDLKAHGWKPSKAEGIALLDDGKTLAVASDNDFGMTLDVENPAKDKDGKDVKKPTGYVVDSKGTITYEKEHTNTTFHVKPTGERSQIWLITLPEPIK is encoded by the coding sequence ATGAATATTCGCGTTCTAATGTCGCTCGGTGTTGCAGCGCTGAGTCTTGGTATGATCTCTCCAAGTTTCGCCGCTGAGCCGACGATAAAAAAATATGATATCGTTATAGATGAATCGCTGTTCGTTCCCTACGACGGTGCAGCAAAGCATGACTTTCCCAAAGGCTTTCCCGTCGGCGTTGGCTCAAGCATGTACTATGTCGGTAAAGACGAAGACGGCGCCTTGCTTTTCAGTCTGATCAGTGATCGCGGCCCCAATGCAGACTCCCCGGCATACAAAGCCGACGACGACGCCAAACCGGTCAAAACCAAAATGTTTCCGGCTCCCCAATTCAATCCTGGGTTCGGTATCGTCAAAGTGACAGCCGACAAAGCCGAACTCGTCGACTTCACCACGCTGAAGTCAGCTCCGGAAAAACCGATCACCGGTCTGCCCATCCCCCAGGGCGCAATAGGCTCTACCGGCGAAACCCCGTTATCCGACAGCTTGACGATCCTCCCCTATGATAAAAACGGCATGGATACGGAAGGCATTGAGGCCGACAGCGATGGGAACCTCTGGGTGTGCGATGAATACGGTCCGTTTATCGCGAAGCTTGACCCCAAAACCGGCGTCATCCTTGAAAAATACGGTCCGGGCGAAGGTCTTCCTGAGATTGTCAAATTCCGCCAACCGAATCGTGGTTTCGAGGGGCTGACCATCACCCCCTCGGGCAAAATCATTGCTGCAGTCCAGAGCATTCTCGATGTGGACGGCAAGGTCAAAAAAAGCAACGCCCAATTCATCCGGTTTGTTGAGCTTGATCCCAAGACAGGCAAGACCCGCATGTTTGCCTACCCCCATGATGTTGATGCCTTCAAAAAAAGCCGAGATGCCAAAATCGGCGATTTAGCTGCCGTGTCCGATGACAAACTCCTCGTCGTGGAACAGGGCAAGGGCAAAGACAAAAAAATGCGCAACCTGATTTACATGGTTGATTTGAGCAAAGCCACCGATCTGACCGGAAAGACCGCTTCCGACGGCAAGCCCCTGGAAACGATCGATACCGCCGAGGAGTTATCCAAAGCCGGTGTTGTCCCCATGAGCAAAACGTTTGTTTTCGACCTGAAAGCGCATGGCTGGAAGCCGTCAAAAGCTGAAGGCATTGCTCTGTTGGATGATGGAAAGACCCTGGCTGTCGCTTCAGACAACGATTTCGGCATGACGCTGGACGTCGAAAATCCTGCGAAGGACAAAGACGGCAAGGACGTCAAAAAACCCACAGGGTATGTTGTCGATTCCAAAGGGACCATCACCTACGAAAAAGAACACACCAATACGACGTTCCATGTAAAGCCCACGGGTGAACGGTCGCAAATTTGGCTCATCACTCTGCCTGAGCCGATCAAATAA
- a CDS encoding glycosyltransferase family 9 protein, with amino-acid sequence MLSDDNVGVIGPLNAPQTFSPYLCNGRFTTYRPSRNTYAEGSILLIRSNVFKEIGGFDLNYKWAMFEDSDLSMRIRQAGYRIEHLDMPHQHFRSSSFNTVPKEIRTTIMETNRAKFMARWNSAAWNGNVSGKEVFDLRSDGIGDIFAALPSVFSYARKNPKAQITINTNKNIWSLIPSLPNLSLQDEATITPYTTSDYDRISSIRNVNYSVPFNIGDLLAAALGVPPATPHDISSFTEALTASTPPLSQHITMPKEEYVLFHCESFRPGFQGRNPGLATFEPALKLLSDKNIPIVLLGSKEGSHRLSCLNQDQVIDLRGRTRLTDLVTLASNARLFLGIDSFPMHVAQCFRVPSVVVFGSLSPFTRLWDIRQSYVVQARDLDCLGCYHANLTPSIPHCLRGDEACLKNISSNDICDAVTAALAGTPPETAPMIADLRRWQAQHCLVHMQHPGLKSKVFSGEGVPLTQVTDLLYNFIGAVENQFDTERHDAHQALYTLAKEEASKKDREISQLQTALEEKDLQYTELAKLVSQMAIKNGYSNYKEAQANENGTSLCDLSFKLHEAQISFDEDKIIFKSTGNDPRIVIKDTFYVVEDMPFLTFLGTASSLFTLEVFYTPPGTAFSEERKRSIQIEGGSFNQIMRLPLKTGSRILLRIDPCNTPNCDIVLTATLNGLQQAETLPLAN; translated from the coding sequence ATGCTCTCTGATGACAATGTCGGTGTCATCGGTCCCCTTAATGCTCCTCAAACATTTTCACCGTATCTCTGCAATGGCCGGTTTACCACGTACCGACCATCAAGAAATACATACGCCGAAGGATCGATCCTTTTAATACGAAGTAACGTCTTTAAAGAAATTGGCGGATTCGACCTGAATTACAAATGGGCAATGTTTGAAGACTCAGATCTTTCAATGCGCATTCGTCAAGCAGGTTACCGCATTGAACACTTGGATATGCCTCATCAACACTTCAGGAGTTCTTCTTTCAATACTGTCCCGAAAGAAATCAGAACTACCATCATGGAAACAAACAGAGCGAAATTTATGGCACGTTGGAATAGCGCGGCTTGGAACGGCAATGTCTCCGGCAAAGAAGTCTTTGATCTTCGTTCTGATGGCATTGGAGACATTTTTGCGGCTTTACCTTCGGTATTTTCTTACGCCAGAAAAAACCCAAAAGCTCAAATCACGATTAATACCAATAAGAATATCTGGAGCCTCATCCCCTCATTACCAAACCTCAGCCTGCAAGATGAAGCGACCATCACACCATATACGACTTCAGACTACGATAGAATCTCTTCAATACGCAATGTAAATTACAGTGTGCCGTTTAATATTGGAGATCTCCTTGCCGCCGCTTTGGGTGTCCCCCCTGCAACACCTCACGACATAAGCTCTTTCACTGAAGCTCTGACGGCAAGCACACCACCTCTGAGCCAGCACATCACTATGCCGAAGGAAGAGTATGTGCTCTTTCATTGTGAATCGTTCCGCCCAGGATTCCAAGGACGCAATCCTGGCCTTGCGACGTTTGAGCCAGCTTTAAAGCTTCTTTCCGACAAAAATATCCCCATCGTTCTCCTCGGTTCGAAAGAAGGAAGCCACAGACTCTCTTGTCTCAACCAAGATCAAGTCATTGATCTTCGCGGTCGTACGCGGCTGACGGATTTAGTGACTTTAGCCTCAAATGCACGATTGTTTTTGGGAATTGATTCGTTTCCCATGCATGTTGCTCAATGTTTTCGCGTCCCTTCTGTCGTCGTTTTTGGCTCTCTCTCTCCGTTCACGCGACTTTGGGACATACGGCAATCATATGTCGTCCAAGCACGCGACCTGGATTGCCTGGGCTGTTACCACGCGAACCTCACCCCTAGCATTCCTCATTGTTTACGAGGAGATGAGGCCTGTTTAAAAAATATTTCTTCCAATGACATATGCGACGCGGTTACCGCTGCACTTGCCGGTACCCCTCCAGAAACAGCCCCCATGATCGCAGATCTACGACGTTGGCAAGCACAACATTGCCTTGTGCATATGCAGCACCCAGGACTCAAATCCAAGGTCTTTTCTGGAGAAGGTGTTCCTCTCACCCAAGTCACGGATTTGCTCTACAATTTCATTGGAGCCGTCGAAAACCAGTTTGACACCGAGAGACATGACGCCCACCAAGCGCTGTATACGCTGGCAAAAGAAGAAGCCTCGAAAAAAGATCGCGAAATATCTCAATTGCAGACGGCTCTGGAGGAAAAAGACCTCCAGTACACAGAATTAGCGAAGCTCGTTTCACAGATGGCCATAAAGAATGGCTATTCAAACTATAAAGAAGCCCAAGCCAACGAAAACGGTACGTCTCTATGTGATTTATCTTTTAAGCTGCATGAAGCACAGATTTCGTTTGATGAAGATAAAATCATCTTCAAATCAACAGGAAATGACCCGAGGATTGTTATTAAAGATACCTTCTATGTTGTAGAGGACATGCCTTTTTTGACATTTCTCGGTACTGCTTCTAGCCTGTTCACTCTTGAAGTTTTTTACACTCCTCCTGGAACAGCTTTTAGTGAGGAAAGAAAGAGATCAATCCAAATAGAAGGAGGCTCCTTTAATCAAATAATGAGACTTCCTTTAAAGACTGGTAGCCGTATTCTGTTACGAATAGATCCATGCAATACTCCGAATTGTGACATTGTGCTCACAGCAACATTGAACGGTCTTCAACAGGCAGAAACACTACCGTTAGCGAATTAG
- a CDS encoding ABC transporter permease, whose amino-acid sequence MKIRDIIFLLVLGLLFLIPLFVLGVSALAPGWRFPNVIPREYTMRALTTIWELRIAIGRSLLFSLLYSFATVATTFVMCLYPAKALAYENFRFKPLLEGMLLAPALVPSMTFSMGIHLAFLRIGLADTFIGVVCVLSLFSYPYMLRALCQGFETFGNRFALCARNLGASPLRVLVLVELPLLVPSIIAGGSVVFLVAFSEYFLVFLIGGGIVPSFAGYLFPFLNSSDHATASALTLLFFLPPILLFTVVQFLTHRIYRRRGIY is encoded by the coding sequence ATGAAAATACGCGACATTATTTTTTTGCTTGTTCTCGGATTGCTCTTTCTCATCCCATTATTTGTTTTAGGCGTGTCAGCATTGGCTCCTGGATGGCGCTTCCCGAACGTTATTCCGAGGGAATATACCATGCGAGCGCTCACAACGATATGGGAACTACGGATCGCAATCGGTCGCAGTTTACTGTTTTCGCTCCTGTATTCCTTCGCCACTGTCGCGACAACATTCGTCATGTGTCTCTACCCAGCCAAAGCCTTAGCGTACGAGAATTTCCGCTTCAAACCACTCCTTGAGGGGATGCTGCTAGCACCCGCCCTTGTCCCATCCATGACGTTTTCAATGGGAATTCATCTTGCTTTTTTACGAATAGGACTCGCGGATACATTTATTGGTGTTGTATGCGTGCTCTCGCTATTCAGTTATCCATACATGCTCCGGGCCTTGTGCCAAGGTTTTGAGACATTCGGTAACCGTTTTGCACTCTGTGCCCGCAACCTTGGTGCGAGCCCACTTCGTGTCCTTGTACTCGTGGAGCTTCCATTGCTTGTGCCCTCCATCATTGCCGGTGGAAGCGTCGTCTTTCTCGTCGCATTTTCCGAATACTTTCTCGTCTTTCTCATTGGAGGCGGTATTGTCCCTTCATTTGCAGGATACTTATTTCCGTTCCTGAACTCATCGGATCATGCAACAGCATCAGCACTAACACTGCTTTTTTTTCTCCCTCCCATCCTCCTCTTCACAGTTGTCCAATTCTTGACACACCGTATTTACCGTCGTCGTGGTATATATTGA
- a CDS encoding DEAD/DEAH box helicase produces the protein MQTFMELGLSEVALEALSKKGFTSPTAIQAKTIPLLLAGNTDIVGQAMTGSGKTAAFALPILERITPEAGHVQALILTPTRELALQVCREVRELAHGRPVRLLPVYGGQSMTAQLRGLSRGVDIVVGTPGRVLDHLERKTLQLDKLDFFVLDEADEMCSMGFIDDVRTILDNAGPNRRALLFSATMPADVMSVAKTCMHDHVVVSADADSGSLPRIRHIFHEMSEHHRFEALCRVIDAAPDFFGLVFCRTKADADQVADRLSERGYPAEPIHGDLSQSRREAILSAFRNGKTTILVATDVAARGIDVPDLTHVVNFALPGTPETYTHRVGRTGRAGKQGVAVSLINPSEFRKLMFLAKRNRVRIEKKSLPRGEEIVAAKKAAAVTSLEELLISERYTRLLEQAQGILKDHDAADVVASLLHMVHGDSLDPSRYRDIPDPSRARQPRYSDRPGYSNRPGQHALAGPNRVRLRARVGRAHGMTPAKLVAYISDTAQIHGYRIQHVKVGRNDSVFTVPAAHSDKVVKSLNTAEKGLVSVG, from the coding sequence ATGCAGACATTTATGGAACTCGGCCTGTCCGAAGTTGCTCTCGAAGCCCTGTCGAAAAAAGGGTTTACGTCCCCTACCGCCATTCAAGCGAAAACGATTCCTCTGCTCTTGGCAGGCAACACCGATATCGTCGGTCAAGCGATGACTGGGTCAGGTAAGACCGCAGCGTTTGCGTTGCCTATTCTCGAGCGTATTACCCCTGAAGCCGGTCATGTTCAGGCATTGATTTTAACGCCTACACGCGAACTTGCGTTGCAAGTTTGTCGAGAAGTGCGCGAGCTTGCGCACGGTCGGCCTGTGCGACTCCTGCCTGTGTATGGTGGACAGTCCATGACCGCGCAATTGCGAGGACTTTCTCGTGGAGTCGATATTGTCGTTGGAACGCCAGGACGTGTTCTGGATCACCTTGAGCGAAAGACTTTGCAGCTCGACAAGCTTGACTTTTTTGTACTCGATGAAGCCGATGAAATGTGTAGCATGGGCTTTATCGATGACGTTCGTACTATTTTGGATAATGCAGGCCCTAATCGCCGTGCATTACTGTTTTCTGCGACCATGCCTGCCGATGTTATGTCAGTGGCGAAAACATGCATGCACGATCATGTTGTGGTCTCGGCCGATGCCGATTCTGGATCACTGCCCCGTATCCGGCATATTTTTCACGAAATGTCCGAGCATCATCGATTTGAAGCGCTGTGCCGTGTCATCGACGCCGCTCCGGATTTCTTCGGGCTCGTATTTTGCCGTACGAAAGCTGACGCCGATCAAGTGGCTGATCGCTTGAGCGAGCGCGGTTATCCAGCCGAACCGATTCACGGGGATTTGTCGCAATCACGCCGCGAAGCTATTCTTTCGGCGTTCCGAAATGGGAAGACAACCATACTCGTCGCCACTGATGTGGCTGCGCGAGGAATCGACGTGCCTGATTTGACGCATGTCGTCAATTTTGCCTTGCCTGGTACACCTGAAACATACACACACCGTGTTGGTCGTACGGGTCGTGCCGGAAAACAGGGCGTTGCCGTTTCTTTGATCAATCCCTCGGAATTTCGCAAGTTAATGTTTTTGGCGAAGCGCAACCGCGTTCGCATTGAGAAAAAATCATTGCCGCGAGGCGAGGAAATTGTCGCAGCGAAAAAAGCTGCTGCTGTGACCAGCCTGGAAGAGCTTCTTATTTCAGAGCGATATACCCGTCTTCTGGAGCAGGCGCAGGGCATTTTGAAAGACCACGACGCCGCAGATGTCGTTGCGTCTTTGCTGCACATGGTGCATGGCGATAGCCTTGATCCCTCTCGGTATCGTGATATTCCTGATCCGAGCAGAGCCCGGCAACCGCGCTATTCTGACCGTCCCGGCTATTCGAATCGTCCCGGACAACATGCATTGGCCGGTCCCAATCGTGTTCGTTTGCGTGCCAGAGTTGGGCGTGCGCATGGCATGACTCCAGCGAAACTTGTCGCGTACATCAGCGATACCGCTCAAATTCATGGATACCGCATCCAACACGTCAAAGTCGGACGTAATGACTCTGTTTTCACCGTCCCGGCTGCTCATTCCGACAAAGTTGTCAAGAGCCTCAACACCGCCGAGAAAGGACTTGTTAGCGTTGGCTAA